The Plasmodium cynomolgi strain B DNA, chromosome 5, whole genome shotgun sequence genome segment agtgggaagacATAGATGCAGATGACGACCTGGAGAATAACAAAAAGTTGTCCTATTTCACTAACTACGAAAATGGGATCAAGGTCGTCACCAAGTATTCGGAGAATCTGAAGAAGCAAACGGTGAAGGTGAGACACCCGCCCTGCTCAATGCCAGTCAATTGCATGCATACCCTTGAACCAATCCTGCCATGTGCCCTTCATTTTTACCCTTCCTACTGTACTCTCCGATAGGTCaccaagaaaataaaagaagtggtcatcaaaaaaaaactcaacaAGGAAATTAACAACAGACtcaacttaaaaaattttaacatcgACACTGTAAGGAGGAATGCCTCACGCGCTATGCTCGGAGAGGAGTGGAGTGGAGTGCCAAGTGGAGTGCCAAGTGGACTACTCATTCCTCTGCTTGACGTGACAGCACACCGCTTGCGCAGAGATACATACTTCTCACGCGGAGATGCATACTTCTCACGCGGAGATACCTACCCCTCACGCAGAGACTCATCGCCCCCCCCTGCCTGTCCCCACACCGCAGTGCAGCTCCGTCATAGTCGAACCGACGGACGTTGTTAACATCGAAGTGCCCAAGAATAACCTCCTGGACTTCCTCAAAGGAACAGAGTACGACTATCTATTCACGGAGCAAGCCGACAAGACTGCCAAGGACTTGAAGAACAGATTCAAAATATTCAAGGATGAAGATGTGGAGGTACTCGCGCTGGCAAGGTGGTGCAAGGAGTGCCCACTCGGTTGCTCCCTTTTAGGGCACCCCCTTCATTGTCTCCCCTCCTCCTTCCACTTCCCCCTTGCAGGAAGTTAAACCGGAGGACCCGAACAAATTGGCCGCCAAGAGAGACGTGCTGTTCTATCGATCACACGTAAGTTCCCttgtcccatttttgtgcacgtCGAGGGAGAGAGGCTCCTCCAGCGTTCCGACTCATCGGTGTTACGAAAGGGAGGACACACATGTACAGTTCCGTTTTTCTGACCCATTTGATGAACCCAccactacatttttttttttttttttttttcttcttttcccccccgaAGGACACCCAAAACAAGGAGTGCACCGTTCGTGTGACGAACTTAAGCGAGGAAGTCAACGAAAGCGAGTTGTCCAATCTGTTTGGAAGAGTTGGCCAAATATCGAGGATGTTCCTGGCCAAGCACAAGTAAGGAGCGGAAGCGGAAGCGGAAGTGGAAGCAGAAGTGGAAGCGGAAGTGGAAGCAGAAGTGGAAGCGGAAGTGGAAGCAGACGTGGATATGCACGTGGACATGCGCATGCACATGCGCGTCTGTTTACTACGCAGAGGAACATGGCcaatttcactttttttttttttttttttttttNNNNNNNNNNNNNNNNNNNNNNNNNNNNNNNNNNNNNNNNNNNNNNNNNNggaagaagcaaagaggGCCATCGAGAAGTTGAATAGGCACGGATTTGAAAACCTGTTGCTAAGCGTAAGTGGAAATGGGCTCCGTGGGGGTGGCTTGGATGAGGCCAGCACAAGGAATGGAGCGAGTGCAGTCTGCACACCCGTCGCGGCGAGCGCAGTCtatgtgctttttttatcccccctTTTACGCGCTTCCAATCGGATGCCCgctgatcattttttttttttttttttacgcgcaGGTGGAATGGGCCAAGCCGTCCAACCGATGAGGAGACGACTTCGCACGTGAAAGCTTCGTCGCGCAGTTTTGTCGCGCAGTTTTGTCGTGCAGTTTTGTAGCGCAGTTTTATCGTGCAGTTTTATCGAGCAGCATTACGCTGCAACGCTTTGCGCTgcttggttttttttccttttttttttctccccctacTTTAAAAGATCAACGCAGTTTAACTTGAACGGATTGTTATTTTCAATTAAGTTGTAGTTCACGCCAAGGCAGTACCTGTGGGGGAGGGGCGGCGGAAACGCGGTTGGTTGGCAGATAGCGAATTGGCAGGCAGCGAATGGGTGATGCaaaccttttttcttttttctttttcctttttcttttttctttttctttccatttttctttccctttttcgcgCTAACCACTCGAGCAGGTAGATCTCCTCCAGGCTGACCACCTTGAACCTGCGCTTTAATTCTTCCCAGTAAATCCTCAAATCGCTGAATGTATTACCATACTGCATTTTGTGGATGGCGACGAGCAGGTCCACGAAGTTGTTGTCTGCGTAGAGGGGGAAGAGAAGAGGGCCGATGGGGTGTGCGCATGGGGAAGTGGACAGAGAAGaggaaagggaaggaaaaaaaaggaaagaaaagaaaagaaacggaaagaaaagaaacggaaaaaaaagaaacggaaaaaaaagaaacggaaagaaaagaaacggaaaggaaagaaaaaaggtgccCTGACGACAGGGAGGCACAACCCTTTTGCTAGAACGGAGGATCCTTTTTTAGTTGCCCCTATCCACCGCTCCTACCGTAATAATCGTAGAGGTAGATGATCTTCCTCTTGGGGGGTTGGAACATACTACTGAAGTAACTTCCCACCCCCCAGTCGTTGGCCTTCTTCTGTGAGGCCTGGTCTTCTCCAGTAGGTGTTCCCTTAAAGTATCTCTTTGCACCTTCGAACGCTGATGTGATGATTTCTGTTGCTTTGTTGGTAGCCTCACTAGATGGagtctcctccttcttctgctctGAGTTTGAACTGGTGGTACTTCCCTCGCTGAGGACCCCTCCCACATCCGCTCCTTGTCTTCCAACATCCATCCCCTGCCTTCCAACATCCATCCCTTGTCTTCCAACATCCATCCCTTGTCTTCCAACATCCATCCCTTGCCTTCCAACATCCATCGCTTGCCTTCCCACATCCATCGCTTGCCTTCCTGCATTCCCCCCCTTGTCATCCCGCAGGGAATTCAAATATGAAGTAATGTAgcaaattttgttcttctcgtCACTCTTCTTCATTAGATTGGCCACTTCGGTGTAGAGCTGCATGATGGGGGAGCGATGGGTGAGATGCAGACTACGCAGCAAAGTGGGGCCACGCAATGGTGGGGGAGCGATGGGTGAGATGCAAACTACGCAGCAATTTGGGGCCACGCAATGGTGAGGGAGCGATGGGTGAGATGCGCCTCTCTTCCCTCGATGCGCCGCTCTGCGCCGCTGTTCTCCTCTCCGGTGCTCACCCTTGCCTCGGGGACGCTGTACGGATTGGTGACATAGCTGTAGTTCACTTCACTCAGGATAAAGTCCTGCTGACTGATATCCACATCTGTCGACTTTAAGTAAAAGGGTCTGTACAGGTCAAATATATTTCTCTCACACTTCATCTGATTGTTACGTTTCACGAAGGAGAGGATCTGTATGGGATGGTCATCTAAGTCTTTGATTTTTTCGAGAGGGTCCTTTCCCGCGTTTTCTTTGTTGTACTTGTCCAGCTCCTCGTTCATACTGTCTTTTAGGGCCTCCTTTCGCACCTTGTGTGTTATGACGTCGAAGGGGAATTTACCTGCGAGGGGGGAATGAAGAGATGAGAAGCAACGCAGTGTGGCGAGACGGTGGAGGGAATGAAGAAGCAACGAAGTGTGGCGAGTCGGTGGAGGGAATGAAGAAGCAACGAAGTGTGGCGAGTCGGTGGGGTGGGACAACCATGCAACGTGTCCCTACGACGTGCACCAGATGGGCAATCGCTGCGCTGCGCTGCGCCCCTTCTTCTTGACCTACCCGTGAAGACGTAATACCTAGAACCGCTAACACTGGGGATGAAGCGAACCTGATCCTCGTATTTGTAATTGTACAGGTCCAGGTGGCCGCACAGGTGGCTGTTCCCAAAGTAACtcttgtaaatataaaaaaaggcaaagtaTGAGGTGGTGAAGAACAGAATAAATACAAACATAGCCTTAAAGAACTCCCCAATAGCATAACgcttgctcatttttaactCGCTGAACGAGTTGGTACTTGAGTCGTCGGTCAGTGTCTGTGTGAAGAACTGGCTgctgaatatttttttgagacTCTTCCTGTCAATTTTTATCGTCCTTATGTTTGCGTCCCCCTTCCCCGCCTGCCTCACACCAGGTTGGTTCTCACCAGGTTGGTTCTCACCCGGTTGGTTAACACCAGGTTCTTTCTCACCAGGTTCTTTCTCACCAGGTTGGTTCACACCCGGTTGGTTGAACCCATCagacttctccccctccgGGGCCACCTCCTCATTCTCAAAATTAAATTCGTTGTCCAAACTCcgatacacattttttacttcccccctGGAGCCCTTCTTATTCTTCCCATCTGCGATTTCAAAATTCTGCATCTTTTGCAGAAATGGAGAGtcgtctatttttttctctgccaTGGGGTTCTTAACGGGAGGGGGAGATTCCTAACTCTGGTAGGGGAAGCAGTTAACCACGCGTCGCTCAGTGGAGCCCTCCTCAGCTGTGTCAAACGAGCGCAACAAAATTTGCCAAAAGATGGGCCAAGATAAACCCGTCCTTCCGGGAGGTGTAACTTGGGAGGTGTGACTTAGGTGTAACTTAGGAGGTGTGACTTAAGAGGTGTAACTTAAGAGGTGTAACTTAAGAGGCGTAACTTAAGAGGCGTAACTTTAGGGCTGTTTTTAGCACCCTCTGGGGAAACCCCTTttaggaaaaagaaaaaaaagaaaaaaaggaaaaaaaatcgttaaaAGGGTTTTCCCTTGCAATCTGTTCACAAGTGTGTGCAGGTCAAGTGGTTGGAGTTGGCAATCTGTTTTGCTTCTCTCCTGGGTGTGTTCATTTCGCCCAGGTTTCGTGATTAGTTCTTTAGGGTTCCTTTTGGTTCCGCTCGGTTTCTCCATGGCCGCTTTGCTGCTTTAccgctttgccgctttgccaCTTTGCCACTTTACCGCTTTGCCGCTTTACCGCTTTGCCACTTTGCCGGTTCTCCGCATTGCCCGCCCCGAGTGGTGCATCTAAACTGAGGGGCAAGACAATGAGGGGAGGGCGTAAAAGGGACTTCCGTCCCCATCCCCCGAGAGGTGGCACAAAGGAATTCATCGCAtcgggggaggagaaaagccTTCCTTAATCAACTTGGATtggcttcaaaaaaaaataaaaaaaacactttgcttttttttttagcaactGGAAAAATACTACCTAGTGGGAAaacaagaacaaaaaaaaaaggagcacaaCTCTGAGACGTAATGTACATACCCGTGTGTACGTGCGTACTGCCATGGGTGCTCTGTGCAGGTCGGAATAGGAACACCCAAGTGTGAAGCTCTTTTTTGTAACGCCGAGTAGAAAGGGCAATTGGGGGTAGGGAAATAAATGCAGTCAATTCCGAAAAGCGGCGCATTGCGTATTCCATTCCCCTGAGTTCGCAAAAATGGTGAGGCTTTTACTGACACAANNNNNGAAAAAAAAAAANNNNNNNNNNNNNNNNNNNNNNNNNNNNNNNNNNNNNNNNNNNNNNNNNNNNNNNNNNNNNNNNNNNNNNNNNNNNNNNNNNNNNNNNNNNNNNNNNNNNNNNNNNNNNNNNNNNNNNNNNNNNNNNNNNNNNNNNNNNNNNNNNNNNNNNNNNNNNNNNNNNNNNNNNNNNNNNNNNNNNNNNNNNNNNNNNNNNNNNNNNNNNNNNNNNNNNNNNNNNNNNNNNNNNNNNNNNNNNNNNNNNNNNNNNNNNNNNNNNNNNNNNNNNNNNNNNNNNNNNNNNNNNNNNNNNNNNNNNNNNNNNNNNNNNNNNNNNNNNNNNNNNNNNNNNNNNNNNNNNNNNNNNNNNNNNNNNNNNNNNNNNNNNNNNNNNNNNNNNNNNNNNNNNNNNNNNNNNNNNNNNNNNNNNNNNNNNNNNNNNNNNNNNNNNNNNNNNNNNNNNNNNNNNNNNNNNNNNNNNNNNNNNNNNNNNNNNNNNNNNNNNNNNNNNNNNNNNNNNNNNNNNNNNNNNNNNNNNNNNNNNNNNNNNNNNNNNNNNNNAAAAAAGTTAtacttactttttttttttttcttctcttttttgttttcccatttgggaggTTCCCACTGGATAGAGTAGAATACCCTACCCTTTTGCGAGCTGCTTTTTTCCGCTCTGTCGGCATATCTACAGGAGGGGGTCCCCAACTTGACGCGATTGCGCGAGTGCGCCATTTAGCCGTATTCCGTTCCGTTCTGTTGTGTAGCTCAGCTTAGCGGTAACATTGGCCCCAGCAGCACGAACGGCCTCTTCACCACGAACAGCCTCTTCACCACGAACAGCCTCTTCACCACGAACAGCCTCTTCACCACGAACAGCCTCTTCACCACAAACAGCCTCTCCACCACGACGCAAACCAACCATGGCTGGGAACGACGGACAGGTGCAGGCCCTGGGAAAGGCTGAAATCGATGACCTCATTGGCAACTCCCTCAAGTCAGGGGACACAGAAGAACACCCCTATTTTTTGCAACAGAATAACATTTACTGGGAAACAGGTCACCGCACgtacattcctttttttcatttcctgaTACATAAGTATACCAACAAGATAGTGGACGACCAGGTAGGTCCCCCGCGAGGCCGCGACTTAGGTGGTTTGGCATCCCACCAAAAAGGCTGCGTGGCGTCACTACGTCACCGCTGTACAGGCTGCCCCACCGCTATACAGGCTGCCCCACCGCTACACAAGCTACCCCACCGCTACACCATCTCTACCTATGCTACCCCTTGCGCAGATCCGGAAGTTCACCCACAGCATGCAGAGCGTGCACCACACCCCCTTCGTATTTCACAAGGAAGGTTATTTCAGAAATTACTACGGAGACCCTGATGCCACAATGGTTTTCCATCTAAAGAAGAGTCCCAATTTTGTGTTTAACTCCACGGGTAGCTTAAACTCGTACAACCTGCTGGAGAGCAACTGTTCCTACGACAAGCCCACTCACATATTCAACCAAGTAGTTATGAGTGCCTTTAAAATGGATTTGAAGAACGTCCTGGAGGGCTCTGTGCAGTGAGAGGACTGCGGAGCGCCGTAAAGGCAGAGAAAGAGAACCGTCATGGGGGGAGGTGgtcccccccttttgagcAAATGAGTTCTTTCTCGGACATCACGTCATTCGCGGGTATCACGTCTTTCGCGGGTATCACTTCCTTTGCTCCATTTCGAAACGGACgtgcttccttccttttgctgTCCCTACACACCCAAAGGTGGCATAGCGCACCCTTCTGTGACACCCATACACAGtagggtatttttttttttccatttttctcgtTCGCCCCGTTGCGTTAACAACCGACTCGACTGACCACATCTCACTAAATTGCGTTTCCTTCTGATGGGCATAGTCCCTGTGGGTGTTATTTTTGCGTGAAGTGAGCTCCGCAGCTCGGGGAGAGGGGGGCACACTGGCTGCTTGTCGGCTGGGCGTCCTTGCCAATTTGTGGGCCATTCGATATAGCAAACGTCACAGCAAGCGTTACAACTACGCGTCACAACTAAGCGGGGTGGTCGCTTGGCCGAGTAGGGGGTCCCTCCCCGAAGAGTGCCTCCCCCCTTCTGCCACTGGTGTGCACCGCTTGAGGGGGCGACCCCGCAGATTGGGACTAAAGCGTTGGTGAACTGTGCTTCGCTTTTCTGTGCGTTTCTCCGCGTTTCTGTGCTTTTCCTGCCTTTCTGTGCTTTTCCCGCGTTTCTGCGCTTTTCCAGCTTTCCTTgctttgccgctttgctACTTTGCTACTTTGCTGGGCGTTTCCCCTGCTCCTTACTTTTCGCCGACGCGAGGTGCCCTAGCGGAGGTACCATTGCCATCTCATTTGGAGGCGGAATTTTTTAAGCGACCCGCGCGGCATGGCATTGCACTTGGGCAAAGAAAAACGAGCGCGCCAAAATGAGCCGCTCGCGAAGGTGTGAAGGAGCGATGGAGTGAACAAGCGAAGGAGTGAGCAAGCGAACGAGCGAACGAGCGAACGAGCGAACAAGCCAACGAGTGAACATGCGAACAATCGAACAAGCGAACAAGCGAACAAGCGAACAAGCCAACGAGTGAACAATCGAACAAGCGAATGAAGAATACAGCACACTGACCATCTTCTGACGAGCACCCCCCGCAAGTAACAGAAGGCACTGCTAGTAAGAAGCGGCACTGCTAGTAAGAAGCGGCACTGCTAGTAAGAAGCGGCACTGCTAGTAAGAAGCGGCACTGCTAGTAAGAAGCGGCACTGCTAGTAAGAAGCAGCACTGCTAGTAAGAAGCAGCACTGTTAGTAAGCGCAAACGAGTAagccccccacacacacacgttggtagtttctcctttcccggtagcttctccttccccgGTAGCTTCTCCCTTCCCGGTAGCTTCTCCCTTCCCGGTAGCTTCCCCCCCGGAGCGAAGATGCGATACTACAACCTAGTGAGCAAAGTAAGTCTCGGGAAAAACCTGAGAGGGAATCTGTTGGCGAAGCGAACCTTTAGTCAAGGGGGGAGCGGAGAAAAGGTGAAATACGTAAAGGAGGGAAAGGCAAAGTACATCTTTTGCACAGCAGTCACATCAGTAGCACTCTCAGTCGCACTGACTTATGCATACGAAAATTATGTCCTGTATAAATGGAACCACAAGTATGACTATTCATACAATCCACACATGAAGATAATCGAAAATAaatcgaaagaaaaaaaagaaggaaagagagaaaaaaaacatgtatcGAAAAACATAATCCTTGTTAGACATGGACAGTacataagaaaaaacaaaagtgatgaaaattcaaaaaaattaacaaaggAAGGATGCAAGCAAGCAGAAATTACTGGAAAAAAACTCAAGGATATTTtgaatggtaaaaaaatcaGTGTAATATATCACTCAGATTTAATTCGAGCAAAAGAAACAGCAGAAATTATTAGCAAATATTTTCCTAATGCTCAACTGGTAAATGACCCTAACTTAAATGAAGGTACTCCTTATTTACCTGATCCTATTCCAAAGAGTTCCAAGTTTGATAGCAATAAAATTCGAGTTGacaataaaagaattaataaaGCATATGAgagttatttttatcaaccACCTGGGGAGGAGGATGAGTATCAGTTGGTAATATGTCATGGTAATGTCATTCGGTACTTTTTGTGCAGGGCTTTGCAACTTCCTTTGTTTGCTTGGCTGCGTTTTTCCAGCTACAACTGCGGAATTACATGGCTCGTTTTGGATGACGAGGGCTCCGTCGTCCTGCGCGAGTTCGGCTCCGTTTCGCACCTCCCCTTCGATAGCGTCACCTACTTCTGAGGGGGACAGCGCTCTCCACGGGGGAACGGCTGGCGAGTAAACCGAGCCAGCACCGGTGTGTGGAGGGAGGTAGCACTGGTGTGTGGAGGGAGGTAGCACTGGTGTGTGGAAGGAGGTAGCACCGGTGTGTGGAAGGAGGTAGCACTGGTGTGTAAACAGACCCGGCATCGGCGTGTAAACAGACCCGGCAGCGATGTGTTAGCCGAGGTGAAGACTGAAGACCTGGCCCAGCTACGCGCACGCCAACCAAGCGGGAAAAGCGCCACCGCCCCCTCGCACAACTGCCCAGATTCCCATTTTCACACCTCACGGAAGAAGgggctcccttttttttgtgcccctttttgtgtgcccctttttgtgtgcccctttttttatgcccccttttttatgcccctttttttatgcccctttttgtgtgcccctttttttatgcccctttttttatgccccttttttttcccaccccgTACCGGGGGCAACTGGtcaaagaagaaaacacCGCTAGGCGGGCGTGCCCATGTGTATATGCCCccacacacatgtatacatatatacacacacatatacacacacacatatacacacatacatacacaaaaaCTTCTGCGTGAGAATGAAAACGATTTATAGTGGCAGTTAGTTTGTAGGGAGGAGGCACCTCCGTAACGGGaaaaggtgcaaaaaaaaaaaaaaaaaaagcggcttGAATAGGTGgtccaaatggggggtaAAGGTGACCCAAATTGGGTGGCAAAAATAACCCCAAATggatgcagaaaaaaagcCAAATGTGTGTCGAAAAGACCCAAAATGGCGCCATTCCCCTGCATCTGACCGCCCCTCCTGACCTATATATTGTAAAACTCGTAATCGCGCAGCTGCTTGCGGACATGCGTGCGGTACCCCTGTTCGAAGTCATTCGCCGTGATGATGTAGCGATTCTTCCGTATGGCTTGCATGCCAGCCTCCTGTGCAATGGCAGCAATATCGGCAGCACTTATCTTATCAGTCCTCACGACAAAATTCTCAATATTGACATCACTGCTAACATTCATTTTGCTAATAATGGTCTGAAAAATGagtcttttttgtttcctatCTGGGAGAGGAAACTCAATTTTTCTATCAAGTCTCCCTGGTCTCAACAATGCAGGATCTAATGTATCTGCCCTATTCGTCGCCATGATGACTTTTACATTAGTTGATTTGTCGAACCCATCCATTTGATTCAATAATTCAAGAAGAATTCTTTGAACCTCTCTATCTGCTCCTGTTTGTGCATCAAATCTTTTTGTAGCTATTGCATCTACTTCATCAATAAATATGATAGAAGGTGAATTTTCTCTGGCTAGTCTGAATACATCTCTAACCATTCTTGGACCTTCTCCTAAATACTTCTGCACAAATTCAGAACCCACAACACCGATAAATGTAACTTGTGTCTCATTAGCTACTGCCTTAACAAGCATTGTCTTCCCTGTACCTGGTGGTCCATATATTAAGATCCCCATGGGGGGTTCTATTCCGATCTTTTCATACAACTCTGGACTCTTTAGAGGCAATTCTACAGCTTCTCTCATTTCCTGCTTCTGTGTGTCTAGTCCTCCTAAGTCTGTGTACTTCACATTTGGTCTCTCACTCACTTGTAGTAACTGTATGCTGCTATCCGACTCGGATGGAAGTATGTTCACAATGGAATGGCTGTGTCGGTGTAACGCCACACTAACTGATGGCTTTAAGTCTTCCTTATTCAAAGTGGAAAGAATTCGAACGTAGTAGTTCGACCCGGCTGTGCTACTCACGATCCCGTAGTTATTATCAATTATGTCCAGAAATTGGCCTATTATGAGCGGCACACTTTGTATGCGCTTGATTTCGTTCTTCGACCTGATCAGCTCCCTCTTCAGGTTCTTGTGCTCCTCCTTGATGTACTCCTCCTGCGGGGGGAATGGTGAAGCAGTGCGGCAGTGGTGAAGCAGTGTGGTAGTGGTAAAAGCAGCACGGCTTGCGGGGGAATTTTCACGCGCATCCCCCACCTGTACAACCGCCCAACTCGGCGAACACTCATCGAGGGAGGTATCACTACGAGGCGGGTCTTTACCCACACACGCGTACCGCAGCTCCCCACGTGTGCAGCAGCTCCTCACGTGTGCAGCAGCTCATCACGAGTACTGCAGCTCCTCGCGCGAACACCCACCTGTATATTCAGGATATCAATTTgcttctttaaaattttcagctTAATGTAGTAGTCCTCCTCCTTCAGATACTTGCTAAtgttatccatttttttcgttttttttttttaaaccttttgtttttctcttgGCTACTTGGGTAAACGCTTCTTTCAGGACATCCTTTCCGGGAGGGGAGATGCTAGAAAATGCTGCTTCGTCAATGGCTGCTTCGCCAGTGGCTGCTTAGTCAACGGCTGCTTCGCCAAAGTCtgcctctttcttttttctcctttttctgtgGCAGTCCTTCTGAAGAGTTCCCCAGAAGGGCGTCAAAacgaaatggtaaaaaaaaaaaaaaaaaaaaaaaaaaaaattaaagagaaTTAAAGAGCGTTaaaagcaaattaaaaattaagcaaagGCATGGCAAAGTAAAGTGTGCCCCTTTGGAATGGCCCACCGTTCGCGTCGCGTCGCGCCGCGCCGCGTTCCGTTTGACTggcgggaaaaaaggaaggaagcgGCGAGGTGAGAAGCGGCGAAGTGAGGAGCGGCAAAGTGAGAAGCGGCGAGGTGGGTAGCACAAAGTGAAAAGTACCAAATGCGAAACAAATCCCCGCGCACCCGTCACACTCGCTCATCTCATGTACACGCTGTGCATACAAACGTTCCAGGGGCCAACCGTTCTCGGCCGCGCGTAATTTCACCagcaaggggaaaaaatgaagaataagAGGAAGACCGACCTTTCTGTTTAAATTTCACCATTTTCGCTGTGGCTAGCATGTAACCGGTTTAcccttccttttcctccttcaacCGACCGACGGCACATCTGCACACGTAGTGTACGCGCGAACGCAGTTGAGTTGCCTGATGCGACCTCGCAGTAACCTGGGGGCTACCGCA includes the following:
- a CDS encoding hypothetical protein (putative); the protein is MQNFEIADGKNKKGSRGEVKNVYRSLDNEFNFENEEVAPEGEKSDGFNQPGVNQPGEKEPGEKEPGVNQPGENQPGENQPGVRQAGKGDANIRTIKIDRKSLKKIFSSQFFTQTLTDDSSTNSFSELKMSKRYAIGEFFKAMFVFILFFTTSYFAFFYIYKSYFGNSHLCGHLDLYNYKYEDQVRFIPSVSGSRYYVFTGKFPFDVITHKVRKEALKDSMNEELDKYNKENAGKDPLEKIKDLDDHPIQILSFVKRNNQMKCERNIFDLYRPFYLKSTDVDISQQDFILSEVNYSYVTNPYSVPEARLYTEVANLMKKSDEKNKICYITSYLNSLRDDKGGNAGRQAMDVGRQAMDVGRQGMDVGRQGMDVGRQGMDVGRQGMDVGRQGADVGGVLSEGSTTSSNSEQKKEETPSSEATNKATEIITSAFEGAKRYFKGTPTGEDQASQKKANDWGVGSYFSSMFQPPKRKIIYLYDYYDNNFVDLLVAIHKMQYGNTFSDLRIYWEELKRRFKVVSLEEIYLLEWYCLGVNYNLIENNNPFKLNCVDLLK
- a CDS encoding phosphoglycerate mutase (putative) produces the protein MRTIEQANKRTSEQANDFPPGAKMRYYNLVSKVSLGKNLRGNLLAKRTFSQGGSGEKVKYVKEGKAKYIFCTAVTSVALSVALTYAYENYVLYKWNHKYDYSYNPHMKIIENKSKEKKEGKREKKHVSKNIILVRHGQYIRKNKSDENSKKLTKEGCKQAEITGKKLKDILNGKKISVIYHSDLIRAKETAEIISKYFPNAQLVNDPNLNEGTPYLPDPIPKSSKFDSNKIRVDNKRINKAYESYFYQPPGEEDEYQLVICHGNVIRYFLCRALQLPLFAWLRFSSYNCGITWLVLDDEGSVVLREFGSVSHLPFDSVTYF
- a CDS encoding eukaryotic translation initiation factor 3 subunit 4 (putative), with the translated sequence RKNWVDIDVEDEESQNENENKKKWEDIDADDDLENNKKLSYFTNYENGIKVVTKYSENLKKQTVKVTKKIKEVVIKKKLNKEINNRLNLKNFNIDTCSSVIVEPTDVVNIEVPKNNLLDFLKGTEYDYLFTEQADKTAKDLKNRFKIFKDEDVEEVKPEDPNKLAAKRDVLFYRSHDTQNKECTVRVTNLSEEVNESELSNLFGRVGQISRMFLAKHK
- a CDS encoding 26S protease regulatory subunit 6B homolog (putative) — encoded protein: MDNISKYLKEEDYYIKLKILKKQIDILNIQEEYIKEEHKNLKRELIRSKNEIKRIQSVPLIIGQFLDIIDNNYGIVSSTAGSNYYVRILSTLNKEDLKPSVSVALHRHSHSIVNILPSESDSSIQLLQVSERPNVKYTDLGGLDTQKQEMREAVELPLKSPELYEKIGIEPPMGILIYGPPGTGKTMLVKAVANETQVTFIGVVGSEFVQKYLGEGPRMVRDVFRLARENSPSIIFIDEVDAIATKRFDAQTGADREVQRILLELLNQMDGFDKSTNVKVIMATNRADTLDPALLRPGRLDRKIEFPLPDRKQKRLIFQTIISKMNVSSDVNIENFVVRTDKISAADIAAIAQEAGMQAIRKNRYIITANDFEQGYRTHVRKQLRDYEFYNI
- a CDS encoding hypothetical protein (putative) gives rise to the protein MAGNDGQVQALGKAEIDDLIGNSLKSGDTEEHPYFLQQNNIYWETGHRTYIPFFHFLIHKYTNKIVDDQIRKFTHSMQSVHHTPFVFHKEGYFRNYYGDPDATMVFHLKKSPNFVFNSTGSLNSYNLLESNCSYDKPTHIFNQVVMSAFKMDLKNVLEGSVQ